TTATTAACCATAGgacttaacctaacctaaacttCCTTAACCTTGCTTAAGGTCTTACACTATTTATATGTAGCAAAGGTCCCTACCCTGTGGGGTTTGAATTAGGGCCAATAATCCTGCTGGGCTTGCACACAAGGGTCCCTAACCGTACAGGGCTATGTTGCAAGGGTCTTACAAAATATCCACATGTATGTGTTCCACTTTGATTCAAGATCTGAAAGAGTCCCCACCCCTTTCCCCTCTTTCGAAAAACCAGATAGTTGTCTAACATGCATGGCCATTATGACATATTTTCAGCTGATGTCATTCACTCACATATTGGATGAGGGAAAAACGCTCACACACCTCTACATCcattgaaaataatgaagCTTCGTTTTTCTTTGTGAGAAGCAATGTTACAAAGTAGTTGAATAGTTAAAGCCTCAAGGTAGGGTAATATTTCTCCTAATTTACACTCCATAATCTCGAATATCTGGTTATGATAGTCCATGGTAAAAGCTAGATTTGGATTGTGTATGACACAAATATAGTTGATGGAAATCAAGtaaattgaaatcaagtaCAAAAACATCTTATTGCAGATTAAACTGCCCTAAAGTACAAAGAGGgtttctggcgtttttttgaagcaagttTGGCGGTGAGTGACTTGAATTGGTGGTTTTTGGGGGATATCAGGCGGTTTTAGCCTGTGGTTATCTGGCGGCCGCACTGCTCTATTGTGGTTGGCCAAAAACATTCCTTTTTGGGCCAAGAAGTTGTGGCCGCCTTACTCGCCCGATGCAAACCCATTTTTTACAATCTTTATTACGAGAATGTTTTCTCATGAGATCATTACATGTACTATATATAGAGTAATGACTTGTTCTCCCACTCTGGGTTCCTGGAGCCATTGAACCCATTGGATCATACTTTCTGGGTGCATGAACAATCCAAGGCATACATCGTCCCCCCAACTGGACATTAGGGCCTTCAAGGCTGCGCTCAACCAACGCAGGGCACCACATCCCCAAGGGACACATGGCATTACGCCGTTGACTGGAGACCACCATTGCTGCCAATGGCTCCTACATACATTGACGATTGGTGAGGCCCAAATATGAGAACCATACCTTAAACATGTCAAACGGCTTTTTGTACCACTGGTTAGTTAGATAGATCTTGATGAACATGTGGATCCAAAGTGTAAAGATTTTTTGTCGTNNNNNNNNNNNNNNNNNNNNNNNNNNNNNNATTTTTTGTCGTTGCTACCGGTACAAGACGGTAACATTTTTGTTTCGTGCAATATTCGACATCAGAACACGTNNNNNNNNNNNNNNNNNNNNNNNNNNNNNNNNNNNNTGAACATGTGGATCCAAAGTGTAAAGATTTTTTGTCGTTGCTACCGGTACAAGACGGTAACATTTTTGTTTCGTGCAATATTCGACATCAGAACACGTTTTCAATTAATATAGATGTCATGataaacaattgattcttctGGAGCCTTCTGCTCCAAGTTTGCTACTTGATCCACGTtgcaacgcatcaaatacaaacaagaacaagaacttAAGAGGAGATGGAGCGTTTTTGGAAAATTTCTATTTTGTTGTGAAAACGGATCGACGAATGTTTGACCCCAAACAAATGAGACATGAAAACATCGGAACAAACGTGGACTAGCATATTTCAATCTGTTGCAGTATCATCGAGCAAGTCAGAGTTTGAGAAGCCAATTATAAATTGTAAATACTCGTTATAAGCGACCAGAAAGAGAGTGTTGAAACTTCAATCACAGACCTATTGAAAATGTGTCAACATTTAATGATCAATAATCAAACTCTGTCAAACAAAGCAAGGACCACACGTGGAGCTTTTCATAAGATGTGTATCTGGGCTTAAATTAAATAAATCCGGCCGATTTGAATCAAAGGCAAAAGTACAAACCCTCAAAGCTTGCAACCCAGGGTTGTCAAGAAACCCTTCCCTTGGGTCAGGGTTTCTTTTACTTACTTAACAGACTGGATTTCGGGTAACCTGTTGACGGTCTCGTCCCAtagcaattgaaattgaaattcaagccTCATTTATCAACTGAAATTCATGTTTATCTGGGAAAAACAATGGTCCCCGCTAAATGGGACGGAAATCAGGGATAACGGTAGACTAACTAAATCATGAAATTTTGGCAAATGGGACGGAAATCAGGGATAACGGTAGACTAACTAAATCATGAAATTTTGGCTCAAtctgtaccgtacatccgccttggcccCCCACCCCTTTCCCCTCTTTCGAAAAACCAGATAGTTGTCTAACATGCATGGCCATTATGACATATTTTCAGCTGATGTCATTCACTCACATATTGGATGAGGGAAAAACGCTCACACACCTCTACATCcattgaaaataatgaagCTTCGTTTTTCTTTGTGAGAAGCAATGTTACAAAGTAGTTGAATAGTTAAAGCCTCAAGGTAGGGTAATATTTCTCCTAATTTACACTCCATAATCTCGAATATCTGGTTATGATAGTCCATGGTAAAAGCTAGATTTGGATTGTGTATGACACAAATATAGTTGATGGAAATCAAGtaaattgaaatcaagtaCAAAAACATCTTATTGCAGATTANTGAATATACCATCTGGTATCAGCTGaaatgaaactgaaaatggccaaaacagaaaagaaaattaGAATTTGGCAcagtaacatttttttctgcaaaaaaggttaaaattcattttttcaggGTTCCCTTTGTTTTCGAGATCTTCTCATTATGATTTTTGTACCACTGGTTACTTAGATAGATCTTGATGAACATGTAGATTCAGTTCCAGTGTTAAGTGTGATGAATTAGGGTCCGCAAAATGGTTTgtaattttggtcaaaatagttgttttgaAGTTAAAGTTATGAATATCAGCCAAAATAATTTCCGAAAACGCAAAAATAAGctataaaaatgtgaaataaaaagaTGTTCAGGGAATCAAGTTTAATGGTGGTTTTCAGGgttaaatttgattgattattgtttttcaagatgttcttgctctttggattaAGTCTTGCGTTTACATCAACACAAACTTAGATATCGATGAAGACTCCTCATTGAAACACCTTTCCTTTAAAAGGGGCAATTAAGAAACCTAACATTAAACTAGGAATTGAGACTGATCCTAGATAATATTACTCTTTTGGTGAAATACTAAAGTTCAagtgaattcaattttgatatgCCGTATGAATAAGGTCAGTTAAACCTTTTAGATATTCAGATCGTTTCACgttttcttgaatttgtcGTTCAGTGATAGGTACAATAAAAGTGTTTGTATATCCACTCCAAACCAAGGATAATGCCTCCAATTAGTAAGCCCCATCCTAAGGCCTCAAATGAGGTGATGAGGTCAGTCATTGCCAATGGTGAGGCCCTTTCATTGCCGTGAGAGCCAATCACTTGGTCGATGGTGGCGCATTGAGTTCCATTAGGCATCAACTTTTCCATAGATTTACGAATCAATCCAGCCTCGATCATATGAAGAACAATGCCATTGACTTTGTTTAATATGGTGCTATTAGGCTGCAATCAAGATGGGGTAATGAGTGGGGTGCAGATCTCGGGAGCAAAATAGGCCTTTGAAGCCCaaagtggcaaatgaaaatggataAAATGATTAACTGTTAAAATTTATATTCTTAATAATGGGTTGGCCAGGAATCTCAAAAAGGGCATACGAGATGAAAAAGGGAACGACAATTATTAGAAATGATCCATTATGATTTGCAGATAGAGGATCCATCATAACAGTTCTCGTACTTGTTATCACCATTTTGGGATATTATACCTGAAAGGCTACTTTttggttttaactttttgCCCTATCGCGTTCTGTCCGAGAGAAACTGAACTTTTCGTCACCATTTCATCACCATTCATAGAAATCATCTCACCTGAAATGCCATGGCAAAGGCCAAGCTCATGAAGGCAATTCGCCCAGAATAAAGGGAACACTTTCCACTCTTGGAAAACCCATCAGATATCATCTTCTCCACTGATATCCTTTCACACACCATGGCATACTCTCCGTTTTCTATGTTCTCAATATTGTCGTAACACGTGCCTGCTCCAGGCTGAGCTCCTCTGACGAAGCCTCCAAAAATAGTGGCTGGATCTGCCGTCAAGCTCATTTGTTCCAGAACGCTTCCCGTTTCAATCTTCCAAGGAAACATATCTTGATTGGTCAGATCCTCCATGGACTCTACCAAAAACGGGGCTTTGGGCACTGCCAGTAGAGCTGTCAACGTGCCAGAGTAGCTGTGGACCAAAACCATCATTCCAAAGAGCCAAAACGTTGACATGATCGACAACGATTTAGATGTTCTTCTGATCGTCACTGACCCTTCATTGACCAAGGATTTCACCACAAATTCGACAACCACACCCACCGAATGGCCTTGGGGAAGGAGGAGAGTCATAAGCACAAGTGTTCCAATGCAGACCGCACATAAACCTAAAAGACTTGTCCAAACCAGGAAATCAAAGGGTCTGGCCAAGACCCACGGATCCTTGTTCAAAAGCACGGGTGTGACAGGGATCAGATGATCTAAGGCGATGGGAACGGAAAACTCGCAAGCTCGTGCTCTCTCTGGGTTCATGCCAAACGGTCCAATGGCAAAATCAATCTCTTTTCTTTGGATCATCCCTATCATTCCGTTCCATTCGCCGGATTGATCTATGGAGCCCCATTTGCCGTCTTCGGGTTGGACAAAGGTAAAGGTGAAGTCTAAGATGTCGGAGGTCCTTTGTAAGATCTCCCAAGTGATGCCACTGAAGCCCATGGGATCGGAATGGTTGGTTCTTTCCAACCAGGGTGGCCATATTTCGCCCGCCACGATGTAATGACCTCTAGATTTCCCCATACGGAATTGCACAACCTCTTAAATATTTAGAGCTTTGAAGGAACAGAGTTCTGATAATTGTTTTCAGAAAATAATTAAGGTTGGCCTTTCTGCTCTGTAAGAAGTGTCAACATTCTTTGGCCAATAACCACTTATTGGAACCTTTCATTGAGCTTTCGCAGACTCTTTCCCGGGCACATATGAGACAATAGATAAAGAATGATAAGCAGGGTGGTCAAAAGTATAGGGAGGCATGTTTTCACAATACTGGTAGGTTATGCCTGcttgcttcttttttcatATTCCCTATTTTGACTCGGTTCGTCTCTTTGTGGGCTATTTCTAACCACTGCAAGAATTGTAATGCCCAGTACTATGAAAATGACAGAGTATAAGATGTCCGGTTTCTAGCTTTTATATGAAACAATGGAGGAACCAAAAGGAAAAGAGGGAAGGGACTGTATGTTAACAATTGCAAACGAAACTTGCACTTGAAAGTCgtccaaaaacattttcttcttctgtcCCAATCTGAACACTTTCGCGGTTAATGGTAGAGGTTATCATTGCAAATACCATATGCGAGGACAAATCAAGAATAGATTAGACTAGGCTATAACTTTAGAAGGAAAACACATCTTCGAACTATGAGCTCGGAGATaattctttgactttttccaCGAAACTTCATTTTACATTCAAAGCGAAAAAACGCGTCTATAACCTTCTTTATGCTCTTGTATCATTCGCTGATCCCTTCGActatttttcaacttcttgatTTCCGACCTTCAAGGCACTATGTCCTAGCCGACTGACCTCGTTGAGAGCCCTAGATCGACATGGAGGGCATGTTCTTTTGTACCCTGAtatggaccaatttctgtTTTAATGTCTTTGACATTATTGTTATGTAAGAATTTACCAGTAGGTCAACTTTAACCATGTTCCCCGAGGTCCTCCTCGTTCAGTGTCCATGATGCCCATGAAAAGTTTTGAAGAACCTTAaggcttctttttgttttgaacatagACCCTACTCTGCATAATCTTTTGCCCATATCTCTCAGAGGAATCTAAATATTAGTTTTACCCTTACTTACGAGGGCGTTCGAGAGAGAAtaggagtttttttttcaagatttgtttTCTAGCGTTTGGTGCCACAGTTCAATAAGAAGTGAGCAACTTTTGTTAACAAATCTTGTTCATGTGGAAAAGCGTTGTTGAGGTACATTTTGACATATTTATCCAATTTGAACAACCCCTACACGTTTGGAAACGTGGACACCAGCGAGAACTTATCAAGGCTTATGCTTTGGCCAGAAAATAGCCCACTGAGGCTCACAACCCACCAATAAAAGGTTTTGACGAGGCATTCCTTAGTTGTTCAAGAGTGTTTGCTCTTCATGGGGAATTCAAAGAGGGTCCTGAAGATGTTGAGAGCCACAGAGGAAAACATCCAATGCTCAGTCCTCAGACACTGAAGAACATTGCTGCCACAGAGACTTTGATCAAGGAGGATGCTTGTAGGATTGTTTCAGACATTGCTCCAGCCATTGGCATGTCAGTGGCCAAGGCCTTTCCTTGCTGGAATGAGTGCTTGATGACATCCCTTGCCATCTCAAGCTGATTTTGTTTGTGCTCTATTGTGAGGAGGCAAGGGACCTATTCCAAGTGAAGAAGGTTTGTAAACATAAGTTGTCCACTACTTATTGAACTTTGGCACCAGTCGctggaaaacaaatcatttgacTTGGTTTCATACCTAGGAGGTCAGTCCTGTTCTGTCTCGAACGCCCCTCGTAGTTTTAACGAGATCTGGATTGAACATGACGGCTTACagggaaatcattcccaagcattgGTTAAAAAACATGTGTTCGTTTGTCTTTTGTTGTCTTACAACcttaacaaaatatttttggagcCAAAACTCTTGCGGTTGAGTCAGGGCATGTCACACCCGCGAGCCGTATTAAGTGGATATCTCCCCCTTGAGGGCACATGTCCCTTTGGTACCTCGATTATCCGGaatcaagaacttgaaaaataCGGAGGTGTTAGTAAATGATGTCAACTACAAGGGCATAAAGAAGGTTATAAAACGTTTCTTTCACTTTGActacaaaataaaatctgatgaaaaagagtcaaaaacAATTCCCGAAGTTCATTTTTCGAAACTGTTCGTTCATGCTAAAGTTCAACACCTAGCCTCATCTCCAACTTGATGCGCCCACGTATCAAAGCCGATGCCAGTTTAAAACGGTTTATAAGGAACACTAGTATGAATttgattctcattttttttttcatttttctttgtgtgAATTGAGTAATATCTCTAACGGAAATAAAAGATCATAAAATTAGCAAACATAAAAAAGTGGAGAAAATATACAATGATTTTTAACGAAAAGTGAAAGGTTCAAGGGTATGGATGCGAAAGAGTACAAAGGCGCAATCTTATAAATGTCACACGTAGTTTTGACAGCCCTGTAGCGAGCGTCCAATCCTCACGAACACTGAAAACATACTTGTGTTATTGCGACATCAATGCTATGTTGCCCTCAGATTAGCAGCCACTTCGTTGAATTGTCTCGCCTTTATATTGAAGTGACAAGGTAATTTCTATCACTAATTGATGGTTTTCCTCGAAATGAGGAGCGTATCGAAAGTCCTCATAATCGGACTTTGTCGTACTCTCGCACTTTTGATATTCTAttcatcaaaaccaataaaCCATTGCACCCTTCTCTTACCAGTGTTGTTTACTTCGATGAAATAATGCTGATATCATTGCCAAGCGTGCGCAATGAATATTTTTAGATACTTCCTAGTATCTAGACCCGTCATATTTACgacaaataagaaaaaagtGGCCTAACCTATTTAATCCATTTGTAGACCATTTTCAAACGTATGTTGCCAATGGCATTTATTATTAATGTAGATCATGTGACACGAAAATGACTCAAAAGATAACTGCTGAATTCTTCGACATCGTgagcaattcattttttttagttgTGAATTATGTTTCTCCAAGACCGGTACACATTATTTGATGTGACGTCATAGTTTCTGTATTAATTAGATTGATaatttgaattgcatttgaaacttgaacttAACACTTCATCTATCACGCGTTTTGAAACGTGGTATGACACGAACTTCTAAACATGTGGACTGCCTACGTCAGCCAAAATTTCGCATCTGCTAAActgttcatctttttccaaataagcatttcAAACGACCAGAAAAtgtggttgaatagatgaacttggccaaatttgagcccccAAACAtgtgcttagggaactcaggagacatgatCAAAGTTATAAACACGAcacaaaattcgaattttcggcctcctcttggtcagctacgtaagattttgacaacataactttgaagcgaTGCACTTTACAAGTAGGTGATAAAAAATTACCTACCTTTaaatgaagagatctacgtttcttattttattactttaattcgaaaagtggctcggaactgctatgaccaagagcaggccgattttgcgggaagctcgttcgtagttcatatttctagaagtccgtgggtaTGGTATGATGATGCTCAAAGCTTCAAAAAATAGACCTGATATTTGGACTTGCGTTTTAAAAACTTAATGGTAAAATATCTCTTGAccttattttgaattaattaTTCTCCTTTAACCAAACATATCGTCGTTTTAATGCAATNNNNNNNNNNNNNNNNNNNNNNNNNNNNNNNNNNNNNNNNNNNNNNNNNNNNNNNNNNNNNNNNNNNNNNNNNNNNNNNNNNNNNNNNNNNNNNNNNNNNNNNNNNNNNNNNNNNNNNNNNNNNNNNNNNNNNNNNNNNNNNNNNNNNNNNNNNNNNNNNNNNNNNNNNNNNNNNNNNNNNNNNNNNNNNNNNNNNNNNNNNNNNNNNNNNNNNNNNNNNNNNNNNNNNNNNNNNNNNNNNNNNNNNNNNNNNNNNNNNNNNNNNNNNNNNNNNNNNNNNNNNNNNNNNNNNNNNNNNNNNNNNNNNNNNNNNNNNNNNNNNNNNNNNNNNNNNNNNNNNNNNNNNNNNNNNNNNNNNNNNNNNNNNNNNNNNNNNNNNNNNNNNNNNNNNNNNNNNNNNNNNNNNNNNNNNNNNNNNNNNNNNNNNNNNNNNNNNNNNNNNNNNNNNNNNNNNNNNNNNNNNNNNNNNNNNNNNNNNNNNNNNNNNNNNNNNNNNNNNNNNNNNNNNNNNNNNNNNNNNNNNNNNNNNNNNNNNNNNNNNNNNNNNNNNNNNNNNNNNNNNNNNNNNNNNNNNNNNNNNNNNNNNNNNNNNNNNNNNNNNNNNNNNNNNNNNNNNNNNNNNNNNNNNNNNNNNNNNNNNNNNNNNNNNNNNNNNNNNNNNNNNNNNNNNNNNNNNNNNNNNNNNNNNNNNNNNNNNNNNNNNNNNNNNNNNNNNNNNNNNNNNNNNNNNNNNNNNNNNNNNNNNNNNNNNNNNNNNNNNNNNNNNNNNNNNNNNNNNNNNNNNNNNNNNNNNNNNNNNNNNNNNNNNNNNNNNNNNNNNNNNNNNNNNNNNNNNNNNNNNNNNNNNNNNNNNNNNNNNNNNNNNNNNNNNNNNNNNNNNNNNNNNNNNNNNNNNNNNNNNNNNNNNNNNNNNNNNNNNNNNNNNNNNNNNNNNNNNNNNNNNNNNNNNNNNNNNNNNNNNNNNNNNNNNNNNNNNNNNNNNNNNNNNNNNNNNNNNNNNNNNNNNNNNNNNNNNNNNNNNNNNNNNNNNNNNNNNNNNNNNNNNNNNNNNNNNNNNNNNNNNNNNNNNNNNNNNNNNNNNNNNNNNNNNNNNNNNNNNNNNNNNNNNNNNNNNNNNNNNNNNNNNNNNNNNNNNNNNNNNNNNNNNNNNNNNNNNNNNNNNNNNNNNNNNNNNNNNNNNNNNNNNNNNNNNNNNNNNNNNNNNNNNNNNNNNNNNNNNNNNNNNNNNNNNNNNNNNNNNNNNNNNNNNNNNNNNNNNNNNNNNNNNNNNNNNNNNNNNNNNNNNNNNNNNNNNNNNNNNNNNNNNNNNNNNNNNNNNNNNNNNNNNNNNNNNNNNNNNNNNNNNNNNNNNNNNNNNNNNNNNNNNNNNNNNNNNNNNNNNNNNNNNNNNNNNNNNNNNNNNNNNNNNNNNNNNNNNNNNNNNNNNNNNNNNNNNNNNNNNNNNNNNNNNNNNNNNNNNNNNNNNNNNNNNNNNNNNNNNNNNNNNNNNNNNNNNNNNNNNNNNNNNNNNNNNNNNNNNNNNNNNNNNNNNNNNNNNNNNNNNNNNNNNNNNNNNNNNNNNNNNNNNNNNNNNNNNNNNNNNNNNNNNNNNNNNNNNNNNNNNNNNNNNNNNNNNNNNNNNNNNNNNNNNNNNNNNNNNNNNNNNNNNNNNNNNNNNNNNNNNNNNNNNNNNNNNNNNNNNNNNNNNNNNNNNNNNNNNNNNNNNNNNNNNNNNNNNNNNNNNNNNNNNNNNNNNNNNNNNNNNNNNNNNNNNNNNNNNNNNNNNNNNNNNNNNNNNNNNNNNNNNNNNNNNNNNNNNNNNNNNNNNNNNNNNNNNNNNNNNNNNNNNNNNNNNNNNNNNNNNNNNNNNNNNNNNNNNNNNNNNNNNNNNNNNNNNNNNNNNNNNNNNNNNNNNNNNNNNNNNNNNNNNNNNNNNNNNNNNNNNNNNNNNNNNNNNNNNNNNNNNNNNNNNNNNNNNNNNNNNNNNNNNNNNNNNNNNNNNNNNNNNNNNNNNNNNNNNNNNNNNNNNNNNNNNNNNNNNNNNNNCACATGCGCATATGCAGCTgtcctgctctctctttctctattgctctctctatatatctctctgcctctctgactcctaatcttgatcttgaatagaacggacgtgaagatatAACCCTCTgtgtatattggattaggggtgtgtccttagggacatAACACTATGAAACAACTGTCAATACAATCTGCCAAAAGATGTTTGGGTAacctaaaataaa
This Tigriopus californicus strain San Diego chromosome 12, Tcal_SD_v2.1, whole genome shotgun sequence DNA region includes the following protein-coding sequences:
- the LOC131891282 gene encoding glutamate receptor ionotropic, delta-2-like (The sequence of the model RefSeq protein was modified relative to this genomic sequence to represent the inferred CDS: added 14 bases not found in genome assembly) translates to MGKSRGHYIVAGEIWPPWLERTNHSDPMGFSGITWEILQRTSDILDFTFTFVQPEDGKWGSIDQSGEWNGMIGMIQRKEIDFAIGPFGMNPERARACEFSVPIALDHLIPVTPVLLNKDPWVLARPFDFLVWTSLLGLCAVCIGTLVLMTLLLPQGHSVGVVVEFVVKSLVNEGSVTIRRTSKSLSIMSTFWLFGMMVLVHSYSGTLTALLAVPKAPFLVESMEDLTNQDMFPWKIETGSVLEQMSLTADPATIFGGFVRGAQPGAGTCYDNIENIENGEYAMVCERISVEKMISDGFSKSGKCSLYSGRIAFMSLAFAMAFQPNSTILNKVNGIVLHMIEAGLIRKSMEKLMPNGTQCATIDQVIGSHGNERASPLAMTDLITSFEALGWGLLIGGIILGLEWIYKHFYCTYR